Proteins from one Emys orbicularis isolate rEmyOrb1 chromosome 2, rEmyOrb1.hap1, whole genome shotgun sequence genomic window:
- the LOC135875110 gene encoding caspase-7-like, protein MSVQQRKNRAVIIVNYEFHGSPEPLELRKGAKREADKLFKALSKLNYAVKLHYDQEAQEIEEIYRQESREEHGDCFVSILSSHGEEGAIYDCRGELLKLTRIFQMLSPQRCRVLAGKPKIFFIQACRGNVTDPGVWVETDSGRPPADSFSHYLSIPDSTAVMFACSPGYSAFLNPLGSMFLQTLLEFLEGDERHLELARLMTRISWKVAFHCEAKGKHQGEKEMPCFVTNMVREVYPFSIQTTESSSL, encoded by the exons ATGTCCGTGCAGCAGAGAAAGAACAGGGCTGTCATCATTGTCAATTACGAGTTCCACGGCAGCCCTGAGCCGCTGGAACTCAGGAAAGGGGCCAAGAGAGAAGCAGACAAGCTGTTTAAAGCATTATCCAAACTCAACTATGCAGTGAAGTTGCACTATGACCAGGAAGCCCAGGAAATAGAGGAGATCTACCGGCAAG AGAGCCGGGAAGAGCATGGTGATTGCTTTGTCAGCATTCTGTCCAGCCATGGCGAGGAGGGGGCCATATATGACTGCAGGGGAGAGCTGCTCAAGCTGACAAGGATTTTCCAGATGTTATCCCCACAAAGGTGCCGAGTGCTAGCTGGAAAGCCCAAGATCTTCTTCATACAG GCCTGCCGTGGGAATGTGACGGATCCAGGTGTGTGGGTGGAGACAGACAGCGGCCGGCCCCCAGCAGACAGCTTCTCGCACTACCTCTCCATCCCTGACAGCACGGCCGTGATGTTCGCCTGCAGCCCAG GCTACAGCGCTTTCCTCAATCCGCTGGGCTCcatgtttctccagaccttgctGGAGTTTCTGGAAGGAGATGAGCGGCATCTTGAACTTGCACGTCTAATGACCCGCATCAGCTGGAAAGTCGCGTTTCACTGCGAAGCCAAAGGGAAACACCAGGGGGAAAAGGAAATGCCCTGCTTTGTCACCAACATGGTGCGAGAGGTTTATCCATTCTCCATCCAAACCACGGAGAGCAGCAGCCTCTGA